In the genome of Thalassophryne amazonica chromosome 6, fThaAma1.1, whole genome shotgun sequence, the window AGCAAGTAACACCTGCTGATGATGGCGTTGACGTGCATGCTGCAtctgttcctgtgtgtgtgtattacagcGCGGGCTGTGGGAGGACCGGCGTCATCTGTGCTCTCGACTACATCTACGACCTGCTGGTTACCAAGGTAACACGCCAATGATAATATCCGACTTTATGGGGAAAGACTAGATTAGTGCTTCAATCAcaggaataaaataaaaactgctcAACTTCAACAAAGTGTCagaaaatatgtttatttttctCTTCTGCTTCAGGCAGTGAAACGTTTGTTGGTGATCTGGctcgctcacaacagccaacgtTATGCTAACTCAAATGCTGTAAGCTAGCAATGCTAACCCTAgcatcacattagctacaaataatACATTAGCATCTGCAGCTGACCTGTTAAAATGCACCAGTGTGCGATGGAACCACAAAGGCCTGCCCCCAGAGGCGGGGCTAAAGAGCCTCTCTACATGAAGAGAATCACGTTACAGTTATCTCATCATTGTCAtccatgtttgtttgtctgctgtGAATTGTGGCAGAAATACGATAACTCTCTGACCAAACTGAGCGTGTTGAGGACACCCGTCATTTTCTTCACGGCGGTGACGTGATGCTGGCGGCGGCGGTGAGAATTCTACGCCTGTAGATGGCTTTGCTCATCGATCTCATtctgttgtttctgtgtgcagcAAATTACAGCAGACTTCAGCATCATGAAGATCGTGTTGCATCTGAGGATGCAGAGaccgtctgcagtccagaccaaagtaggtgtttgacagcactcagccaccagagggcggtCCACATATCAACATGTACTCGTACATACCAGTGTATATAGCACGTATGGTGGAGTGGCATagcaaaattgttcattttgtgataaaagcatggcatttggcacacatattctaaattaactaatgtttattttcagatatggagccatcctggagctgacctctaatgagctacagcggTCAATAAATTACACAGggtttcaaaattaaaaaatgctccaatcaactatacaacattatttgtctgatcataataattccaaaaaggtatagtttggactatctgtgactgaatgttctggagttatggggtaaaaacagcaagaatggtgacaaaggtcaatttcagtttgtacggggtcaaaagttaaagttgctccaattttggtaaaacgtgatgcaaattattggttgaaataaaaggattaataaatggaattgttttgactgtgttgaatgcttggtctccaaagtaaaggtcaaacaaagtcgacatccattggattctacaagtatgacatgtgacatatgttaccctggaacgtgataactaagcatgacacatggtacaaactattccttttaaaaatgctattaaccagtttgcatttttttttttaccaaaattggagcaactttaactattgacccttgtacaaacagaaactgacctttgtcacaatttttgctgtttttaccccaaaactccataacattcagtcatagatagtccaaactatatgttttttgaatcgttatgatcagacaaataatgtggtgtagttttcaacatgattggagcatttttacattttgacccctgtagctcattagaggtcacctccaggatggctccatatctgagattaaacattagttaatttagaatgtgtgtgcgAAATTCCATGCttatatcacaaaatgaacatttttaatggaaattttagctaagctgcaccaaggGATCAGTCAGCTTCAACTGAACGGGAACATTTGACTGGTAGCGCATGTATGACGCGTTACTGTACATGCAGGACGTAGTACTTTCTGCATGCGTGACGTCTTGGCAGTCTGCACCACCATCATCAAAACACCAAAtgtggcgcaggtggtacaggcctggacgtaatcccggacgtcggcttccatagacgcccaccagaagcgctgccggaccactgtcacggttcttcgcacccctgggtggcaggagagcttggaaacgtgacagaagtccaagacagcAGTcccggcctctggtgggacgtacagtttatccttcgggccggtccccgggtccgggttccgtgccagggcctcccggacagtcttctccacgtcccaggtgagggcggccacgacagtggactcggggatgatggtttccattggatccgacagctcggtcttgacttcctcctcgtgcacccgggacagggcatcagatcgttgattcttagtcccggggcggtatgtgatccggaagtcaaaacgccagaagaacagtgaccagtgggcttgcctagggttcagacgcttggcggtccgaatgtactccaggttccgatggtccgtgaaaaccgtaaacggtaccgatgctccctccaacaggtgtctccactcctcaagagcctctttcaccgccagaagttcccgattgccgacgtcatagttcctttcagccggggtcaacctgcgggaaaaataagcACATGGatggaggaccttgtcggactccccactctgggatagcacggctcctatccctgagtcagaggcgtccacttcaactatgaactggcgatttggatcgggctgcaccaggactggtgcagtcaagaaccggcatttcaactccctaaacgcggctttgcaccgatccgaccaggtgaaggggactttagtggaggttagggctgtcagggggctaactacctgactgtagcccttgatgaacctccggtagaaatttgcaaagccgaggaactgttgcagtttcctacggcttgttggttggggccaatctctcaccgccgcaaccttggccggatcaggggcgacggagttggaggagattatgaaccccaggaaggacaaagaattagtggaagaagggtgccatctagtgcccgtaccgacaatggtgacggtaaggccactagagggagcccaacctcctttgcccatctgctatccagcacattcccctccgaccccgtgtccaccagtgctggggcgtgaagggttagatccccactcaggatcgtaactgggatgcgtgcagatttccggggtttccccgcgtgggtattatgacccacccttagcccagtctctaaggacgagtgctgctgttttgaccgtttggggcagtttttctgcgtgtgctcggttgagctgcagtgaaaacactccccacggaccagcctcctttgtctctgatctgatctctttttggccctgctcgtttccctgacaacgtcagcagggggagctgtcgtcacgtggagtgccctggctgtggagcgtggggaagtcggctccctttcggacccgggaggaagagggatggcttgtgcctgaccacgcccctcgtctcgctcccgtcggttgtctaaccgtattaccaggtcgataagcccgtctaaatcctgcggctcgtccttcgccaccaggtgctccttaaggaccagagacagtccgtttatgaaggcggcgcggagcgcaacagcattccagccagctcgtGCTgcagcgatgcggaagtcgactgcatacttcgctgcgctccgacacccgtcttatcgacagcagcacgcttgaagcggtctcgcctctatgcgggtggtcgaacacctgtctaaactccctcacaaacccagtatatgtcgttaggagccgtgaattctgctcccagagcagaaCGACCACTGGAACGTCTGTAtcgggcattcggtcagcaggaggaggtgctgcagcggcgccctgtgcgtgcgcttccacctgggcggtgagagcctccatcctccgattgagtataacgttctgctcggttaccaagtccaaccgagcagtgaaagcggttaagatgtgctgcagctcacctaacacgcctcctgctggcgcctgtgcacctcactcttccattggctcgggatccatgacgctggccgagaaatcctgttgtgaaagtgtagtgacatggacccacaacagggggcgtaaatgaacggacaatggataagccaaaatataacaatttaatgttgcaaactgtgcacaacggaatacagacaaatgcagtttgagaatgatggTCAATTATACAaaaagtgacatgtgggcaggctcgaggatagaagacgtccatccagagaagagccggtcccacacggcttccaccgccaacaaatctgaagaacaccggagccgacaagccctgaatctccaggtagccaccgtctccagctgtcagacctggtactgctggcaggaagcagagacagttaatggtgggtgtgtggatacacacccagtaaatcctcaaacacagaaaaacagttcctccgggagggagcacctccacctccgaaataggaacacgtcagcagctcctgttaccacttatatggttggagtgagaggcgaagacgtcggcactctcactgacTGCCAACCCAGCTGacggcaccacaggacaacggctgcaaacagatcacacgtaagtcaacgttcagacacagcagagaatattacctaagtcatagatgatttctcggcagggaggtggagttgcagtccggcttttatggtgatgttgaATGATggcagttgatgagtgacagctggtgctgatgatgagtgacggctgtcactctctgttgctccgacgccctctcgtgcttgaagcccgcactttaagcagggcgccctctggtggtggtaggccagcagtacctcctcttctggcggcccacacaaaaaAATGAGTGAATATTTTGTGGAAGAACGGTGTTCCATCTCTCCAGCAGACTTCCAGAGAGTTCTGCCGTCCGTGTCGTCCTTTGCGGTGGTTTTGCTGTCTGTGTCAGTGAGTACTGTCCACCAACCAGACTCGACTCAACCTGTAGACATGTCCCCTCTCGTGGCTGGCGGCTGTAAAAACCAGTTGACGTGAGGTTTGGGGACTCGGGTTTTGGCGTTTTAAGTGGGAGATCTTCCTTTAATCATCATCTGACCGGCTGTAAAGGTGATGTGCAGGCTAACAGTTTACACAACACAGACATTAGTTTTTTACTTTGAGATTAAAGAAGATAACCTTCAAAGTCGGAGTAAAATTTTTACTTAATGCCCTGAAATAAGATGTTCTTACATTGCAGATGATCAACAGACCTACAGATCAAAGGGATCTGTCTGAAGTCAGTGTATACAGGaaataaaatgtttgtttgttggtgTACAGGTCCAGTACTCCTTTATTTTCTTGGGGCAGTGGTGTGTATGTTCCTGGCTGTCCAGTAGGGGGCGTGCTTTCAGCTCTACTgtaacctgtttgtttgtttgtttgtttgtttgtttgtttgtatacaGGTCCAGTACTCCTTTATTTTCTCAGCGGTGGTGTGTATGTTCCTGGCTGTCCAGCAGGGGGCGTGCTCTCAGCTCTACTGTAACGTGTTTGAGGtgaagtttgttttttaaaatcagGAAGTTCACAGGCACCAGAAAGAGGAAGTCTTCTTTCTGTTAAATTCACTTCCTTCATGCAAATTAAATTTGAGCAACATAGAACCAGAACCTGTGAAATAGATCTAAGCTGCAGACTGGAGGGACGGTCCGGGGTTCATGGTCCGGGGTCCAGGGTCCAGGGTAGGTGGCTCTGAACTGATAAACTGTCTGATTGATGATCGATCACTTAATTTCTTCCCTGAAGCTAAACATTTGTTTGACAAACGTCGATACTTAGGATGCAGTTTTATTTTCCtcaaacttattttcatttaaaagTTTTTAAACACTTGTGTCCATTAACATGCGTCCAGAAGACAAAAActgccgtttgtttgtttgttagtaggttagttagtttgtttgtttagaCTTCACTTTCTCACAGACTGAAGTTGCAATTAAATCTGGATGATGTCTGTTAACATTTAACATCAGGAACCaacaggtccaacagaaccagtctGACGTCACTCTTAATGATTATAATAAGAAGTGTGATGTTCTGTCTTTATCTCTGTCCGTCTGtgagtctctgtctgtctgtgagtctCTGTCTGTATCTCTGGGTCATTTCAAAACAATATTTCTCATTCCGTGTTTGTGTCCTTTAGGTCAAACCTGTCTTCATCTGTCCTCTCGTCTCTCAAGATTAATGTGCTCATGTGACATGaactaacaaaataaataagacagAAATCCAGAGGGACACAAAGTCAGTTATTCTCCCATCATCCAGACTTTGGGTGATGTGTAGAATGTCCCCGTCTGTCCCTCCTGTCTGTCCATGAGTGTTGGGTGATGTGTAGAATGTCCCCGTCTGTCCCTCCCGTCTGTCTGTGAGTGTTGGGTGGTGTGTAGAATGTCCCCGTCTGTCCATGAGTGTTGGGTGGTGTGTAGAATGTCCCCGTCTGTCCCTCCCGTCTGTCCGTGAGTGGTGGGTGGTGTGTAGAATGTCCCCGTCTGTCCCTCCCGTCTGTCCGTGAGTGTTGGGTGATGTGTAGAATGTCCCCGTCTGTCCCTCCCGTCTGTCCGTGAGTGTTGGGTGATGTGTAGAATGTCCCCGTCTGTCCCTCCCGTCTGTCCATGAGTGTTGGGTGGTGTGTAGAATGTCCCCGTCTGTCCCTCCCGTCTGTCCATGAGTGTTGGGTGATTGGGTGGTGTGTAGAATGTCCCCGTCTGTCCCTTCCGTCTGTCCATGAGTGTTGGGTGGTGTGTAGAATGTAGATTGGTAGTTTTCTGTAAAGAAGACACCTTAAGactgtgggtgtcttggtggcttccctcacttatgtTTTTGTTGCTGACTAAATTTCTGAGGACATTGCTGAAGTGCTCTACGTGGCCTAATGGGGGCAGTAGTGCTGCTATAAGCAGGTTGGTCAAAAACTACAGAGAAGCTGGTTCTTTTGTTATTTTGTGGTTTCTGTCCTCATTAATGGATGAACTGAATCTTCAGAGGTATTAAACATTTGGTCCCAGACTGAAAAACATGAAACAAAATATGAATCTGAAGCTTTTCCTCCACAGCTGAAGAAACCAGGGAAGAAGACTGCAGATCCGTCCTCCAGGACCAggtgcctgtctgtctctctgtctgtccacctgtctgtctgcCCACAGACACACGTGCAGGACGTCTGACTCAGAGGTGTTACATTAACACTTTCTCGCCCTCCTCTTCATCCCTCCATCCCCATATGTTAGCTGTTGCCATGGAAACCTGTGCTGAGTGAGGGCAGAGGAGACGAGAGCATAGGGAGGAAAAGATTGTAGAAGGAAAGTGAAGAGGAGGTGAGAGATGAGAGCACAGGAGACAAGATGTGGGGGAGGTGAAGaagggaggaggaggagtcagCGAAAAAAGGAGGAAAGAgataaaaataagagtggaggtgAAAAAGGAGGGAGAGAGAATATGGTCAAGGAGGAGGAAGAGGTGAGAGGTAAGGAAGGCGATGTAGGAGGTGAGAATCTATGCATCTGAAAATAGGAGAGAGGAACGAGCGCGGTGAAGAAGTGAGGAGTATTTACTGACTTCACCCAGGAAGCACCGCAGCGGTGTAACCACAGCGATAATGGAGTGACTTGTAGCTGATGGTTTGAGTGTGATGATGTGGTTTTTTGAGTAGAGAGATGTGGATGTTTCATGTTCCTTCAGGTGGAGGAGTTGTGTGCTGTGGACGAGGACGCAGAAACATGTGATCCTGGCACATGGTGGGTGCGATCCCACATGTTTGTGACATGGCCAGGGCTCCTGTAAACACACTGGTGGATAAATCCGCCAGCATTTAGATGTTAACGCACACACACTGCATAactgaaataaaataaaccctGTGTGTGAAAGATCTGCTTTGAGCTCGGCGTTGGCGTGGAAGTAGAGGTCCACACCAACACCTGTCCACATGTTTGGGACTACTAAAATTCTGTTTAGCCAAATAATTATTTatggtagggttttttttttttttttttatggaacacAAGCTCCACCAGTTTTCTTCTGGTTTTCCTTCTGGAGTGTTGAGGTCAAGATCTTGACTCCCAGCCAGCTGCTTCAACTAAAGCTTCATGATGGTTCAGGTTTCAGAAATCTTATATATATGACTGTGGagcaaacaggacaaacagtgctgcaaagaacaataagcaggatgttaaagagaaAACTTCACTTTTCTCCAggacgacatgaacaggaagtgatcacagCTCACAGCAATTCCCTTTGAAAACGGGACAGATaacctgagcttctcacatgtttacataaaacaaacacactaacaacatctaaaaacccagatcatatattcaggagagttttaggcacaatatacaaagagacatggtgtgatgttaatgctgttgtccatgtgcagcggttgaagtgcagcctgatcagagtgacTCACTGCAGTTCTTGATGTTGGCATCTCACTTGTCAGACACCTCTCTGAGATTTCGCAAGATTTTGTGGCATTttaaacctcaatagggtgaatggtgacttagtggttagcactgttgcctcacagcgagaaggtcatgggtttgattcccacccgtgtcctttctgtgtggagtttgtgtgggtttcctcacacatccaaagacatgcaggttacataggtggactggacactttaaattgtctgtaggtgtgaatgtgtttgaccctgtgacagaatggcgtcctgtccagggtgaacacacctcatgccctgtgactgctgggacaagCTCCGCCCCCACGacctttaactggagtaagtggttgaagatgagtgaatgaataaataataatgttTACTTATGTAAACATTTGGCCTTTTTTAGGGGTGAAACTGAATCAGTGAAAAACTAGATACAACAGAGTTCCTCCGTTTCATTGGCTGAGAGCTCTTTCATTGGCTGAGTGCTTCTGATTGGCTCACGCTGATGGGAGCTATTTATAGCGCCGGCTGCTTCCCTCCtcctctgctgctgctgcactcatttttatctgttttttttttgtttgtttttgtttttttttgcagcatgAAATTCCGTTCATGAATAATTTTGATCCCAAGTGTTAAGTGTTTTTTCACCAACATGCAAAATTAAACcagaacagcaaaaacaaaccAAAGTCACCACTTCCTGTGTGTGACGTCAATACACGTTTTCTACTTTGCTGGCATGGCTCCGCCTCCTTTTACAACCAGTGAAAAACAAGCTGTCAAACTGAACACAAGCTTAAGTGTCCTTAAAGTGACTGTTACAAAAGAATGAGCTCATGTTGGAGAAGAAAGTTGGAAATGTTGAGCAGATCCAGATAAAGTCTgacgccccccccccctcccccccccccacacacacacacacacacacacacacaaacacactttgatctatgtcacaaaaacaaatgcagacatgAATGTGAAAACCGTTGTGCATAAAATACAATGTACTTTCGGGAAcatcatattttattatttttttaagagcTTTGAAGCTTCCTGACATGAATGACACGTACGCTGTGGTCAACAAGAAAAAACAGCCCCACCCATCAGCAGCAAACTCCGCCCACTCTGAAGGAGCCACACAGAGACTTGCTGATGAAGGCAGGTGCGTTTTCCCAAATCGCTCTGGAAATGAAGTTGTACACTTTGCAGACGACTGAAGATTAAGTTCAAATccaaggttttttgttttgttgtgtgtctCTCTCAGCTCCACGACTTCCTCTCATCTCTATGACAATGACTGTATGGGCGCGCCGGCGGTTCCGGTCTACAGCACAGTCAGGCCTCGAGTGAAACCATCTAGCTCCTACAGCATGGCAGCACCCAACCCCAGACTGAGCCAAGGCCCCCCGTCGCTATGCAACAGTGCAGACTACCACCTGGTGTCGGGTAAGCAGGATGGAGGGATGATGAGGTGAAGGAGAAAATGAGTGAACAATTCTTTTCTTTTCGCAGCTCAGCAGCTTTCATCGACAGACGACTACGAAGATTTCTCTATGACGGACACGCCAACGCCGAATTCACCTGGAGGCATTGGTCAGTCAGTCACACTCCTCTTTCACATGGACACgcccctgtgatgtcaccatagcAACAAACAGCTTCATGTGAACATGCAGTCAACATCGTGATTCACTTTTTCTTTTGGTTTGCAAACATTAAGGGAGGTAGGaagtccccatcagagatgagtccaatgagggttgCATGGTATgtgaacttcaggagctttaacagactggtgactggagtTGTTGGTGTACAGGAAGAAGAGTAGAGGAGAAAGAATGAAGCTTTGAGG includes:
- the ptpn18 gene encoding tyrosine-protein phosphatase non-receptor type 18 isoform X1, whose translation is MDLLPSLLDGLRTLNPRDVDQEYSVLHSQTCALKRDLALTCEAGALKENVKKNRYKDILPYDQTRVVLSLITTNSDSDYINASFIQGATADRRYIAAQAPLSSTLTDFFRMIWQHDIKVIVMACREVEMGKKKSKCYWAPLHLSASFGPFTVYNQGETHPNDDVVVRTLTVTYQQVSRTVVQYQFLSWPDHDVPSETTVVLDLLERVRTSRLAQASPLLIHCSAGCGRTGVICALDYIYDLLVTKQITADFSIMKIVLHLRMQRPSAVQTKVQYSFIFLGQWCVCSWLSSRGRAFSSTVTCLFVCLFVCLFVYRSSTPLFSQRWCVCSWLSSRGRALSSTVTCLRALKLPDMNDTYAVVNKKKQPHPSAANSAHSEGATQRLADEGSSTTSSHLYDNDCMGAPAVPVYSTVRPRVKPSSSYSMAAPNPRLSQGPPSLCNSADYHLVSAQQLSSTDDYEDFSMTDTPTPNSPGGIGFNCRIQKPRGPRGPPADWTRLDR